The proteins below come from a single Kitasatospora sp. NBC_00315 genomic window:
- a CDS encoding MBL fold metallo-hydrolase: protein MSGLIPGDPAAGIGGEATPRAHCVLAPNPSPMTLDGTNTWLLAEPGSDLAVVVDPGPLDEAHLRHVIATAESQGRRVALTLLTHGHADHAEGAARFAELTGSKVRALDPAHRLGDEGLRHGERLEVGDLDLRVVGTPGHTSDSLTFHLPADGAVLTGDTVLGRGTTMVAHPDGQLGDYLDSLRRLHTMASEHGVRTVLPGHGPVLADALGVVEYYLAHRAHRLAQVETAVEAGCRTAAEVVARVYADVDRALWPAAELSVRAQLRYLENHGLI, encoded by the coding sequence GTGAGCGGTCTCATCCCGGGTGACCCCGCCGCCGGCATCGGCGGCGAGGCCACCCCCCGGGCACACTGCGTGCTGGCGCCGAACCCGTCACCGATGACGCTGGACGGCACCAACACCTGGCTGCTCGCCGAGCCCGGCTCGGACCTGGCCGTGGTCGTCGACCCCGGCCCGCTCGACGAGGCGCACCTGCGCCACGTCATCGCGACCGCCGAGAGCCAGGGCCGGCGCGTGGCGCTCACCCTGCTCACCCACGGCCACGCCGACCACGCCGAGGGCGCGGCCCGCTTCGCCGAGCTGACCGGCAGCAAGGTCCGGGCACTGGATCCGGCGCACCGCCTCGGGGACGAGGGCCTGCGGCACGGGGAGCGCCTGGAGGTCGGGGACCTGGACCTGCGGGTGGTCGGCACCCCCGGCCACACCTCCGACTCGCTCACCTTCCACCTGCCCGCCGACGGCGCCGTCCTGACCGGCGACACCGTGCTCGGCCGCGGCACCACGATGGTCGCGCACCCGGACGGGCAGCTCGGGGACTACCTCGACTCGCTGCGCCGCCTGCACACCATGGCGTCCGAGCACGGCGTACGCACGGTGCTGCCGGGCCACGGCCCGGTGCTCGCGGACGCGCTCGGCGTGGTGGAGTACTACCTCGCCCACCGGGCGCACCGCCTCGCCCAGGTGGAGACGGCGGTGGAGGCCGGCTGCCGGACCGCGGCCGAGGTGGTGGCCCGGGTCTACGCCGACGTGGACCGCGCGCTGTGGCCGGCCGCCGAGCTCTCGGTCCGCGCTCAGCTGCGCTACCTGGAGAACCACGGGCTGATCTGA
- a CDS encoding Crp/Fnr family transcriptional regulator, with the protein MDDVLRRAALFAALDDEQAGELRASMTEVTLARGESLFHEGDPGDRLYVVAEGKVKLHRASPDGRENMLAVLGPSEMIGELSLFDPGPRTATASALTEVKLLGLGHGDLQPWLHARPEVSIALLRAIARRLRRTNDVMSDLVFSDVPGRVAKALLDLSRRFGVPSDEGIHVAHDLTQEELAQLVGASRETVNKALADFAGRGWLKLEARAVVLMDVERLSRRSR; encoded by the coding sequence GTGGACGACGTTCTGCGGCGCGCCGCACTCTTCGCGGCACTCGACGACGAGCAGGCCGGCGAGCTGCGCGCTTCCATGACCGAGGTGACTCTCGCCCGAGGTGAGTCCCTGTTCCACGAGGGCGACCCGGGCGACCGGCTCTATGTGGTCGCCGAGGGCAAGGTCAAGCTGCACCGCGCCTCCCCGGACGGCCGCGAGAACATGCTCGCCGTGCTCGGCCCGAGCGAGATGATCGGCGAGCTGTCGCTCTTCGACCCGGGGCCGCGCACCGCCACGGCGAGCGCGCTCACCGAGGTCAAGCTGCTGGGCCTGGGCCACGGCGACCTCCAGCCCTGGCTGCACGCCCGTCCCGAGGTCTCGATCGCGCTGCTGCGGGCGATCGCCCGCCGGCTGCGCCGGACCAACGACGTGATGTCCGACCTGGTGTTCTCGGACGTGCCCGGCCGGGTGGCCAAGGCGCTGCTGGACCTCTCGCGCCGGTTCGGCGTGCCGTCCGACGAGGGCATCCACGTCGCGCACGACCTCACCCAGGAGGAGCTGGCCCAGCTGGTCGGCGCCTCCCGTGAGACGGTCAACAAGGCACTCGCCGACTTCGCCGGCCGCGGCTGGCTGAAGCTGGAGGCCCGCGCGGTGGTCCTGATGGACGTCGAGCGGCTGTCCCGGCGCTCGCGCTGA
- a CDS encoding LacI family DNA-binding transcriptional regulator, producing the protein MLHGMREDEEPGRVTLAQVAEQAGVSVSTVSKVLNGRQDVARPTRTRVEELLEIHGYRRSAKSAGEAPLIELVFHELDSLWAMELIRGVENVAKENGASVVLTESGTRHSPGPEWIEGVLRRRPLGVVLVFSALPLEFKQQLRSRAIPFVIIDPAGDPEPDVPSVGSANWSGGLAATRHLIECGHRRIAIISGPGDMLCSLARLDGFRSAMSMAGLEVDPGLVAFGDFHVEGGYQRAMEMLGRPDRPTAVFAGSDLQALGVLEAARVHGLQVPRDLSVVGYDDVAIAQWTSPALTTVHQPLRQMAEEAAQMLLRLRADGTTASRLELATSLVVRKSTAPPPQDV; encoded by the coding sequence ATGCTGCACGGCATGCGCGAAGACGAGGAGCCGGGGCGCGTGACCCTGGCCCAGGTGGCGGAGCAGGCCGGCGTTTCCGTCTCCACAGTTTCGAAAGTTCTCAACGGCAGGCAGGACGTCGCCCGGCCGACCCGTACCCGGGTCGAGGAGCTGCTGGAGATCCACGGCTACCGACGGTCGGCCAAATCCGCAGGTGAGGCGCCACTCATCGAGCTGGTCTTCCACGAGCTCGACAGCCTCTGGGCGATGGAGTTGATCCGGGGCGTCGAGAACGTCGCCAAGGAGAACGGCGCCAGCGTGGTGCTGACCGAGAGCGGCACTCGGCACTCCCCCGGCCCCGAGTGGATCGAGGGCGTGCTGCGGCGTCGCCCGCTCGGCGTGGTGCTGGTCTTCTCGGCCCTGCCACTGGAGTTCAAACAGCAGCTCAGGTCACGTGCCATCCCGTTCGTGATCATCGATCCGGCGGGCGATCCGGAGCCGGACGTCCCCTCCGTGGGGTCGGCGAACTGGTCCGGCGGGCTCGCCGCGACCCGGCATCTGATCGAGTGCGGGCACCGGCGGATCGCGATCATCAGCGGTCCGGGCGACATGCTCTGCTCGCTCGCCCGCCTGGACGGCTTCCGCTCGGCCATGAGCATGGCCGGCCTGGAGGTCGATCCCGGGCTGGTCGCCTTCGGTGACTTCCATGTGGAGGGCGGCTACCAGCGCGCGATGGAGATGCTCGGCCGGCCCGACCGCCCGACCGCCGTCTTCGCCGGTAGCGACCTGCAGGCCCTGGGTGTTCTGGAGGCGGCGCGGGTGCACGGCCTCCAGGTGCCCCGGGACCTCTCGGTCGTCGGCTACGACGACGTCGCGATCGCCCAGTGGACCAGCCCGGCACTCACCACCGTGCACCAGCCACTGCGGCAGATGGCGGAGGAGGCCGCGCAGATGCTGCTCCGGTTGCGCGCCGACGGGACCACGGCCAGCCGCCTGGAACTGGCCACCAGTCTGGTCGTCCGAAAGAGCACCGCGCCGCCGCCGCAGGACGTCTGA
- a CDS encoding ABC transporter substrate-binding protein, with protein sequence MKRQAQLSRVAAGSVAVLLGLALTACGSGSGSASGGGDKIHILVYGDASNKVETQIVDTFNKTSKVKAVLDTVPGADYQGKLQTVISTKQAPDVFFNWGGGSIAPFVKAGLLLPLDDMIQQDPALKSDFLPSVFNSAVIDGKAYGIPMRGTQPVMLFNNKKVLADAGVSEPKTWDELLSAVQALKAHGVTPIALGGGDQWPTLMWFEYLFDRVAGPGLFEKALGGDKSAWAGEDSKKALGMLKQLVDAGAFGTNFDSVKYTDGGSPALLARGKAGFELMGSWEYSTQQDASPDFAKSELGYSSFPTVTGGKGDPGALVGNTNNFYSVLKKTKHPEAVAEFLKLQYSDDFVKAQLAIGNLPTTTNTLDFVAAAANPDYSKFQFDLVKQASTFQLSWDQAYPQTASTPMHQAVQQFFNGQMDADAFIKAMQALPTS encoded by the coding sequence ATGAAGAGACAAGCGCAGCTCTCCCGTGTCGCCGCCGGCAGCGTGGCCGTCCTGCTCGGGCTGGCCCTGACGGCCTGCGGCAGCGGGAGCGGTTCGGCCTCCGGCGGTGGAGACAAGATCCACATCCTGGTCTACGGGGACGCCTCCAACAAGGTCGAGACCCAGATCGTCGACACCTTCAACAAGACCTCGAAGGTCAAGGCGGTCCTCGACACCGTCCCCGGTGCGGACTACCAGGGGAAGCTCCAGACGGTCATCAGCACCAAGCAGGCCCCGGACGTCTTCTTCAACTGGGGCGGCGGCAGCATCGCGCCCTTCGTCAAGGCGGGCCTGCTGCTCCCGCTGGACGACATGATCCAGCAGGACCCGGCGCTGAAGAGCGACTTCCTGCCGTCGGTGTTCAACAGCGCGGTGATCGACGGCAAGGCGTACGGCATCCCGATGCGCGGCACCCAGCCCGTCATGCTGTTCAACAACAAGAAGGTGCTCGCCGACGCCGGCGTCTCCGAGCCGAAGACCTGGGACGAGCTGCTGAGCGCGGTGCAGGCCCTCAAGGCCCACGGCGTCACCCCGATCGCACTGGGCGGCGGTGACCAGTGGCCCACCCTGATGTGGTTCGAGTACCTCTTCGACCGTGTCGCCGGCCCCGGCCTGTTCGAGAAGGCGCTCGGCGGCGACAAGAGCGCCTGGGCCGGCGAGGACAGCAAGAAGGCGCTCGGCATGCTCAAGCAGCTGGTCGACGCCGGTGCGTTCGGCACCAACTTCGACTCGGTGAAGTACACCGACGGCGGTTCGCCCGCCCTGCTGGCGCGCGGCAAGGCCGGCTTCGAGCTGATGGGCTCCTGGGAGTACTCCACCCAGCAGGACGCCAGCCCCGACTTCGCCAAGTCCGAGCTCGGCTACAGCTCCTTCCCGACGGTCACCGGCGGCAAGGGCGACCCGGGCGCGCTGGTCGGCAACACCAACAACTTCTACTCGGTGCTGAAGAAGACCAAGCACCCCGAGGCCGTGGCGGAGTTCCTGAAGCTCCAGTACTCGGACGACTTCGTCAAGGCGCAGCTGGCCATCGGCAACCTGCCGACCACCACCAACACCCTGGACTTCGTCGCCGCGGCAGCCAACCCGGACTACTCGAAGTTCCAGTTCGACCTGGTGAAGCAGGCCTCGACGTTCCAGCTCTCCTGGGACCAGGCCTACCCGCAGACCGCCTCCACCCCCATGCACCAGGCCGTGCAGCAGTTCTTCAACGGGCAGATGGACGCCGACGCCTTCATCAAGGCCATGCAGGCCCTGCCGACCTCCTGA
- a CDS encoding carbohydrate ABC transporter permease: protein MTTIAATAVDRRRPAGRSVTSATRPGFAWALPATVFFVLFAIVPLVLVAVLSVMSWDGIGSPQFSGTDNWVKLFHDPVMIKSLWLSVLLTVLGVVVQTPISILLGVWAAGHQRNRAVLSAVYFVPLLLSATAVSVLWRALLDPNFGVPSEASWLFGDGNLFGSQSGAVGVLAFVGAWQFTPFHTLIYQGAARAVPPVLYQAAQIDGAGTVRQFFHITLPQLRNTIVTSVILMVVGGLTTFDTVLILTQGGPGTDTTISAYYMYQKAFKGFDFGVASAIALVLVVVATVISLAVVRLSGYDRMRSTSEGL from the coding sequence ATGACCACCATCGCCGCCACCGCCGTGGACCGGCGCCGCCCGGCCGGCCGGAGCGTCACCAGCGCCACCCGACCGGGCTTCGCCTGGGCACTGCCCGCCACCGTCTTCTTCGTCCTGTTCGCGATCGTCCCGCTCGTCCTGGTCGCGGTCCTGTCCGTCATGAGCTGGGACGGCATCGGCTCGCCGCAGTTCTCCGGGACCGACAACTGGGTCAAGCTGTTCCATGATCCGGTCATGATCAAGAGTCTCTGGCTGAGCGTCCTGCTCACCGTGCTCGGGGTCGTCGTCCAGACGCCGATCAGCATCCTGCTCGGCGTCTGGGCAGCCGGCCACCAGCGCAACCGCGCTGTCCTGTCGGCCGTGTACTTCGTACCCCTGCTGCTGTCGGCGACCGCCGTCTCGGTGCTGTGGCGCGCGCTGCTCGACCCGAACTTCGGGGTGCCCTCCGAGGCGTCCTGGCTGTTCGGGGACGGCAACCTGTTCGGCTCGCAGAGCGGCGCCGTCGGGGTGCTGGCCTTCGTCGGGGCCTGGCAGTTCACCCCCTTTCACACCCTGATCTACCAGGGTGCGGCGCGGGCCGTCCCGCCGGTGCTCTACCAGGCCGCGCAGATCGACGGCGCCGGCACCGTCCGCCAGTTCTTCCACATCACGCTGCCGCAGCTGCGGAACACCATCGTCACCTCGGTGATCCTCATGGTGGTCGGAGGGCTGACGACCTTCGACACAGTGCTGATCCTCACCCAGGGCGGGCCCGGTACGGACACCACCATCAGCGCCTACTACATGTACCAGAAGGCCTTCAAGGGCTTCGACTTCGGCGTCGCCTCGGCGATCGCCCTGGTCCTGGTGGTGGTGGCGACGGTGATCTCGCTGGCCGTGGTCCGCCTGTCGGGCTACGACCGGATGCGCAGTACTTCGGAGGGATTGTGA
- a CDS encoding carbohydrate ABC transporter permease has translation MRRRPNVLAGLGSLFWLLVVGLPLYAMLAATLQSRSDYAANGPLGFPKHFTLDNYVDDFSNGFGQYFLNTAIVTLSVVAIVLLVVPPLSYAIVRARGRSTMAVFRLFLLGLAIPAQAVIVPMFYVINKAGLYDNLIGVILPTAAFSLPVCALILTGVMRDITPELYEAMAMDGARPRRVFFQLVLPLSKGGLSTIVVFSALQAWNGFLFPLVLTQSDSTKVITLGLYNFQTAYGINVPGLLAAVVLSMLPILLVYLFARRTLVQGLMGVGGK, from the coding sequence ATGAGGCGCCGTCCGAACGTCCTGGCCGGCCTCGGCTCGCTGTTCTGGCTGCTCGTGGTGGGGCTGCCGCTGTACGCGATGCTCGCCGCCACCCTGCAGAGCAGGAGCGACTACGCGGCCAACGGCCCGCTCGGCTTCCCGAAGCACTTCACCCTCGACAACTACGTCGACGACTTCTCCAACGGCTTCGGGCAGTACTTCCTCAACACGGCGATCGTCACGCTGAGCGTGGTCGCGATCGTGCTGCTGGTGGTGCCGCCGTTGTCCTACGCCATCGTCAGGGCCCGCGGCCGCAGCACCATGGCGGTCTTCCGGCTGTTCCTGCTGGGCCTGGCGATCCCGGCGCAGGCCGTGATCGTGCCGATGTTCTACGTCATCAACAAGGCCGGCCTGTACGACAACCTGATCGGCGTGATCCTGCCCACCGCGGCCTTCTCGCTGCCGGTCTGCGCCCTCATCCTCACCGGGGTGATGCGCGACATCACCCCCGAGCTGTACGAGGCGATGGCGATGGACGGCGCCCGGCCCCGGCGGGTCTTCTTCCAGCTGGTGCTCCCGCTCTCCAAGGGCGGCCTGTCGACGATCGTGGTCTTCTCGGCCCTCCAGGCGTGGAACGGCTTCCTGTTCCCCCTGGTGCTGACCCAGTCGGACAGCACCAAGGTGATCACCCTGGGCCTCTACAACTTCCAGACGGCGTACGGCATTAACGTCCCCGGCCTGCTGGCCGCCGTGGTGCTCTCCATGCTGCCCATCCTGCTCGTCTACCTGTTCGCCCGACGCACCCTGGTCCAGGGGCTGATGGGCGTCGGAGGAAAGTGA
- a CDS encoding glycoside hydrolase family 3 N-terminal domain-containing protein yields the protein MTLQEKTAQLFGVWVGASDEGGEVAPYQHEMEEPPELDELLPHGLGQLTRPFGTAPVDPALGALSLMRTQRRIAAANRFGIPAMAHEECLAGFAAWGATAYPVPLSWGAAFDPALVRRMAAAIGRDMRSVGVHQGLAPVLDVVRDARWGRVEETIGEDPYLVASIGTAYVQGLQSAGIIATLKHFAGYSASRAGRNLAPVGVGARELADVILPPFEMAVRDGRPGSVMHAYTDTDGIPSAADESLLTELLRDTWGFNGTVVADYFGIAFLKTLHGVAGSWGEAAGAALAAGVDVELPTVKTFGRALLDEIAAGRVPEELVDRALRRVLVQKAELGLLDADWSATPAVLVEPDPADPRALRGTVDLDPAENRALAGEMAEQAVVLLSNDGTLPLSRPARIALIGPNADEPTAVLGCYAFPVHVGGQHPDTPLGIELPTLREALAAEFPDSELVTARGATVDGAGTEGFAEAVELARSADVVVLALGDRAGLFGRGTSGEGCDVESLDLPGVQQQLLDALLDAGTPLVLTLLAGRPYALGRAPGEAAAIVQAFFPGEEGTRAVAGVLSGRVNPSGRLPVSVPCRPGVQPSTYLAARLAQATEVSSTDPTPAYGFGHGLTYTDFEWSDLVVDAALTATDGEFELALTVRNTGLRAGVEVVQVYLHDPVASVVQPVQRLVGYLRVPLAAGEASRVRVTVPADLASFTGRDGTRIVEPGELELRLGAASTDPRLTAAVVLTGPVRRLDHTRRLHATFTLSAEPTL from the coding sequence ATGACGCTCCAGGAGAAGACCGCCCAGCTGTTCGGGGTCTGGGTCGGGGCGTCCGACGAGGGCGGTGAAGTAGCCCCGTACCAGCACGAGATGGAGGAGCCGCCCGAGCTCGACGAGCTGCTGCCGCACGGCCTCGGGCAGCTGACCCGCCCGTTCGGCACCGCCCCCGTCGACCCGGCGCTCGGCGCCCTGTCGCTGATGCGCACCCAGCGCCGGATCGCCGCGGCCAACCGCTTCGGCATCCCCGCGATGGCCCATGAGGAGTGCCTGGCCGGCTTCGCCGCCTGGGGCGCCACCGCCTACCCGGTGCCGCTCTCCTGGGGAGCCGCGTTCGACCCGGCGCTGGTGCGCCGGATGGCCGCCGCGATCGGCCGTGACATGCGCTCCGTCGGCGTGCACCAGGGACTGGCGCCCGTGCTGGACGTGGTCCGGGACGCCCGCTGGGGCCGGGTCGAGGAGACCATCGGCGAGGACCCGTACCTGGTCGCCTCGATCGGCACCGCCTACGTGCAGGGCCTGCAGTCCGCCGGGATCATCGCTACCCTCAAGCACTTCGCCGGCTACTCCGCCTCCCGGGCCGGCCGCAACCTGGCGCCGGTCGGCGTCGGGGCGCGCGAGCTCGCCGACGTCATCCTGCCGCCGTTCGAGATGGCCGTCCGCGACGGGCGTCCCGGCTCGGTCATGCACGCCTACACCGACACCGACGGCATCCCGTCGGCGGCCGACGAGAGCCTGCTGACCGAACTGCTCCGGGACACCTGGGGATTCAACGGCACGGTGGTCGCCGACTACTTCGGCATCGCCTTCCTGAAGACCCTGCACGGGGTGGCCGGGAGCTGGGGCGAGGCGGCCGGCGCAGCGCTGGCCGCCGGCGTCGACGTCGAGCTCCCCACCGTCAAGACCTTCGGGCGGGCCCTGCTCGACGAGATCGCCGCCGGACGCGTTCCGGAGGAGCTGGTGGACCGCGCGCTGCGCCGGGTGCTCGTCCAGAAGGCCGAACTCGGCCTGCTCGACGCCGACTGGAGCGCCACCCCCGCGGTCCTCGTCGAGCCCGACCCGGCCGACCCGCGGGCCCTGCGCGGCACCGTCGACCTCGACCCGGCCGAGAACCGGGCGCTCGCCGGCGAGATGGCCGAGCAGGCCGTGGTCCTGCTGAGCAACGACGGCACCCTGCCGCTGTCCCGCCCGGCCCGGATCGCCCTGATCGGCCCCAACGCCGACGAGCCGACCGCCGTGCTCGGCTGCTACGCCTTCCCCGTCCACGTCGGCGGGCAGCACCCCGACACCCCGCTGGGGATCGAACTGCCGACCCTGCGCGAGGCGTTGGCCGCCGAGTTCCCCGACAGCGAGCTGGTCACCGCCCGGGGCGCCACGGTGGACGGCGCCGGCACCGAGGGCTTCGCCGAGGCGGTCGAACTCGCCCGGAGCGCGGACGTGGTGGTGCTGGCGCTCGGCGACCGCGCGGGCCTGTTCGGCCGGGGCACCAGTGGCGAGGGCTGCGACGTCGAGAGCCTGGACCTGCCCGGCGTCCAGCAGCAGCTGCTGGACGCCCTGCTCGACGCCGGCACCCCGCTGGTCCTCACCCTGCTGGCCGGCCGGCCGTACGCGCTCGGCCGGGCACCGGGCGAGGCCGCCGCGATCGTGCAGGCGTTCTTTCCCGGCGAGGAGGGCACCCGGGCCGTCGCCGGCGTGCTCAGCGGCCGGGTCAACCCGTCCGGCCGGCTGCCCGTCAGCGTGCCCTGCCGGCCCGGGGTCCAGCCGTCCACCTACCTGGCGGCCCGGCTGGCCCAGGCCACCGAGGTCTCCAGCACCGACCCGACGCCGGCGTACGGCTTCGGCCACGGCCTGACCTACACCGACTTCGAGTGGTCGGATCTCGTCGTGGACGCCGCGCTCACCGCCACCGACGGGGAGTTCGAGCTGGCGCTGACGGTGCGCAACACCGGTCTGCGCGCGGGCGTCGAGGTGGTGCAGGTCTACCTGCACGACCCGGTCGCCTCGGTGGTGCAGCCCGTCCAGCGGCTGGTGGGCTACCTCCGGGTGCCGCTCGCCGCCGGCGAGGCGAGTCGGGTCCGGGTCACCGTGCCGGCCGACCTCGCCTCCTTCACCGGGCGGGACGGCACGCGCATCGTCGAGCCGGGCGAGCTGGAGCTTCGGCTCGGCGCCGCCAGTACCGACCCCCGGCTGACCGCCGCGGTCGTCCTGACCGGGCCGGTCCGCCGGCTCGACCACACCCGTCGCCTGCACGCGACGTTCACCCTGTCGGCCGAGCCGACCCTCTGA
- a CDS encoding acetylxylan esterase gives MHRDLTEPELRAHRSSQRAPADFDAFWRRTLADARGSERTVTVTPVATGLATLDTFDVTFPGFAGQPVRAWLRMPRGASGPLPAVVQYVGYGGGRGHPTENLLWASAGYAHLQMDTRGQGSGWSRGDTPDCGPAGPQAPGMLTRGVEDPATYYYRRLITDAVRAVDAARTLAPVDPARVAVLGQSQGGGLALAVAALVPDLAAAVAHVPFLCDFPRAVLVTDAHPYREIADYLAVHRDRVEAVHRTLSYVDGVNFARRAAVPARFSVALMDEIVPPSTVFAAHQAYAGPKELTVWHYNGHEAGGPEDDAGALDFLRARLLPPGRGADGPADGLPG, from the coding sequence ATGCACCGCGACCTGACCGAGCCGGAACTGCGCGCCCACCGCAGCTCCCAGCGCGCTCCCGCCGACTTCGACGCCTTCTGGCGGCGCACCCTCGCCGACGCGCGCGGCAGCGAGCGCACCGTCACCGTGACGCCGGTGGCGACCGGGCTGGCGACACTCGACACCTTCGACGTCACCTTCCCGGGGTTCGCCGGCCAGCCCGTCCGGGCCTGGCTGCGGATGCCGCGCGGTGCGAGCGGCCCGCTGCCCGCCGTCGTCCAGTACGTCGGCTACGGCGGCGGGCGCGGGCACCCCACGGAGAACCTGCTGTGGGCCTCGGCCGGCTACGCCCACCTGCAGATGGACACCCGGGGGCAGGGCTCCGGCTGGAGCCGTGGGGACACCCCCGACTGCGGACCGGCCGGCCCCCAGGCCCCCGGCATGCTGACCCGTGGTGTCGAGGATCCGGCGACGTACTACTACCGTCGTCTGATCACCGACGCCGTCCGGGCCGTCGACGCCGCCCGCACGCTGGCGCCCGTCGACCCCGCCCGGGTCGCGGTGCTCGGCCAGAGCCAGGGCGGCGGGCTGGCACTGGCGGTCGCCGCGCTCGTGCCCGACCTCGCCGCCGCAGTCGCCCATGTGCCGTTCCTCTGCGACTTCCCGCGCGCCGTGCTGGTCACCGACGCCCATCCGTACCGGGAGATCGCGGACTACCTCGCGGTCCACCGCGACCGGGTCGAGGCGGTGCACCGCACACTGAGCTACGTCGACGGCGTCAACTTCGCCCGCCGGGCCGCGGTCCCGGCGCGCTTCTCGGTGGCGCTGATGGACGAGATCGTTCCGCCGTCCACCGTGTTCGCCGCCCACCAGGCGTACGCGGGGCCCAAGGAGCTCACCGTCTGGCACTACAACGGTCACGAGGCGGGCGGCCCCGAGGACGACGCGGGCGCCCTCGACTTCCTGCGGGCCCGCCTCCTGCCGCCCGGGCGCGGTGCGGACGGCCCGGCGGACGGCCTGCCCGGGTGA
- a CDS encoding TIGR02677 family protein, with translation MRAVTSTDDPHASQPVGDAAHGNGSYQPFAHLTTEHSALYRQVMAAFVRAKQEFSVHLRPEDVHLGLPAEGRPPVESVATALERLAKWGNLRADPDTGRVTALEDFYRSRYIYQLTSEGEAAEEALAAYDEALGRRGELQAVALADIAVQLRALLALAGAREPDSAVAHLALLALVDRFSGLAENARAFMSSLQRTVDLHDAEVEVFLAYKQRLIEYLERFIEDLVTRGAEIAGLLERLGTPQEGPAGPLLRLAAAREASDTAPDAAAEALTAAERRWYGRWEGLRAWFLSVPGRSSQAKLLRSAARQAVPQLLGVVQALNERRAGRSDRSADFRELARWFAEAPDDQARHRLWRSAFGLHSARHLTIDQEALAAREADPVPASASWYDAPGVRISPQLRRTGSYERRGRARAVQDRGEAKAYLAELARKQAEQTAAARARLATDGEVRLSGLGELDPAAFRLFLRLLGDALSAWRPGTDTVAVTTNDGTMEIRLTRLPGGGTAEIRTLDGVLRGPEHLVGITDLTADRESAGSAESAGSPR, from the coding sequence ATGCGGGCTGTGACAAGTACCGACGACCCGCACGCGAGCCAGCCGGTCGGCGACGCCGCTCACGGGAACGGTTCGTACCAGCCCTTCGCCCACCTCACGACGGAGCACTCGGCGCTCTACCGTCAGGTCATGGCCGCGTTCGTCCGGGCCAAACAGGAGTTCAGCGTCCACCTGAGACCGGAGGACGTCCACCTCGGCCTGCCCGCCGAGGGCCGTCCGCCGGTGGAGAGCGTGGCGACGGCACTGGAGCGGCTCGCCAAGTGGGGGAATCTGCGGGCGGACCCGGACACCGGCAGGGTCACCGCGTTGGAGGACTTCTACCGATCCCGCTACATCTACCAGTTGACCAGCGAGGGTGAGGCCGCCGAGGAGGCGCTGGCGGCCTACGACGAGGCGCTGGGCCGGCGCGGCGAACTCCAGGCGGTGGCGCTCGCCGACATCGCCGTACAGCTGCGCGCCCTGCTCGCGCTGGCCGGGGCGCGCGAGCCGGATTCGGCGGTGGCGCACCTCGCGCTGCTCGCCCTGGTGGACCGGTTCTCCGGCCTGGCCGAGAACGCGCGGGCGTTCATGAGCTCGCTGCAACGCACGGTCGACCTGCACGATGCCGAGGTCGAGGTGTTCCTCGCCTACAAGCAGCGGCTGATCGAGTACCTGGAGCGCTTCATCGAGGACCTGGTCACCCGGGGCGCCGAGATCGCCGGACTCCTGGAGCGCCTGGGGACACCGCAGGAGGGCCCGGCCGGCCCGCTGCTGCGGCTGGCCGCCGCACGCGAGGCGTCCGACACGGCTCCGGACGCCGCGGCCGAGGCGCTGACCGCCGCCGAGCGGCGCTGGTACGGGCGCTGGGAGGGTCTGCGGGCATGGTTCCTGAGTGTGCCGGGCCGCAGTTCCCAGGCGAAGCTGTTGCGTTCGGCGGCCCGTCAGGCGGTCCCGCAGCTGCTGGGTGTGGTGCAGGCGTTGAACGAACGAAGGGCCGGTCGGTCGGACCGCTCGGCGGACTTCCGGGAGCTGGCCCGCTGGTTCGCGGAGGCACCCGACGACCAGGCCCGGCACCGGTTGTGGCGCTCGGCGTTCGGGCTGCACTCGGCCCGGCACCTGACCATCGACCAGGAGGCACTGGCCGCCCGCGAGGCTGACCCGGTGCCCGCCTCGGCCTCGTGGTACGACGCGCCGGGCGTACGGATCAGTCCGCAACTGCGCCGCACCGGCTCGTACGAGCGGCGCGGCCGGGCACGGGCCGTCCAGGACCGTGGCGAGGCCAAGGCGTACCTGGCGGAGCTGGCCCGCAAGCAGGCCGAGCAGACGGCGGCGGCCCGGGCACGGTTGGCCACCGACGGAGAGGTGCGGCTGAGCGGTCTGGGCGAACTCGATCCGGCGGCCTTCCGGCTCTTCCTGCGACTGCTCGGGGACGCACTGTCCGCGTGGCGGCCCGGTACGGACACGGTCGCCGTCACCACGAACGACGGGACGATGGAGATCAGACTGACCAGGCTGCCGGGCGGCGGCACCGCGGAGATCCGCACCCTCGACGGCGTGCTGCGCGGGCCGGAGCACCTGGTCGGGATCACCGACCTGACGGCGGACCGCGAGAGCGCCGGGAGCGCCGAGAGCGCCGGGAGCCCGCGATGA